Below is a window of Myxococcaceae bacterium JPH2 DNA.
GATGCGGGACTCGTCCTCGGTGTGGGTGTGCTCGGAGAGGAACTTCTGGCGCGCCTGCGCCACGTTGGCCGCGTCCGGCTTGATGCGCACCACGTCCACCGTGTTGTAGCCGTGCTCCGCCTTCTCCGCGTCCACGACGTTCCGATAGGCCGCGAGCACCTCGTCCTGGCCCGCGCCGTCCGGCAGCGCGATGGAGGCGTCGACGCGACGGAAGCGGACGCCAATGGACTTCAGCTCGCGCCCGATGTCCTGCGTCTCGGTGAAGACGCCCAGCGGCTTGGGGGAGGACTCCTGGTAGATGGTCAGGCTGCTCATCGACGCACCTTCATCTTTTCGAGTTCGTAGGTCAGCAGATGTTCCAGCGCCACCGTGTGGCGGCGCGCCTCGGCCATGTCGCGGCCCCAGGCATACAGGCCATGTCCCGCGATGAGATACGCCACCAGGTCCGCGCGCTGGGCCAGCACCGCGGTCACCTTGTCCGCGAGCCGAGGGATGTCCTGGTCGTTCGGAAAGATGGGAATGCAGACCGTCGTCTCGTGGGTGCGCGTGTTGCCCAGGGCCTTGAGCAGCTCGAAGTTGCTCAGCTTGATTTCACCCTCGCCCTCCAGCATCGAGGACAGCAGCGCGGACATCACGGAGTGGGTGTGGAGCACCGCCTGGGCCTCGGGCCGCTCGCGATAGATTTGCAGGTGCAGCGGCGTCTCCGCCGAGGAGCCCTTGGGCGGCGGGGCGTGGATGTCCGCCACCAGCACGTCCGACTCGGTCAGCTCCCCCTTGTCCACTCCAGAGCGCGTGACGGCCGCGGTGCGTGCATCCAGGCGGCGCGAGAAGTTGCCACTTGTGGCGGGTACGAAGTTCCGCACGCTGAGGAAGCGCCCCACGTCCACGATCTCGCGGGCGGCTTCGGACAGGGTGGCGGCGACTGCCGGTTCGGCGCTCATCATCCCCTCGGGAAAACCATGACGCGACGCGAGGTCGCGGGACCGCGGGGAGCATAGTCCGGTGTTGACGGGTGCACCAAGCACGCATGAAGACGCGAGAAATCGCGATGTTACGGCGTCTCACGTTCTCACGACGTGGCTAGTGTGACGGCGAGGTGGCGAGCGACTCGACCTGCTCGGTCGTGGGGTAGGCCGGTGGACCGTACACGTTGAACGTCACCGCCTCGACATCCCCTGCGTTGACGACGCGCACGGGTGTTCCGTCGGGGACGAGGAGCATGTCGCCGCGCCGCATCAGGCGGGTCTCTCCCTGCAGCTCCACCTCCACCAGTCCTTCGAGTACGAGGAGCACCTGGTCGCTGCCCTCGTTGGACAGCGGAGCGGGGCTGCTGGCGCCACCTGGGTCCAGCCGCATCACGGCGGCCTGCGAGCGCTTGCCCGTCAGCAAGACGTCGAACCACGAGGACTCTTCCGTCACGTTCCGGATGTGCATGCCCCAAGCGTGCGCACCGACACGCCCGCATCCAGGGCACACAGGCCCGTCCCCTCCCCTGCTCTCCAGGCGAGAGCGCTGTCGCTCGCAGCGATGCGTCTGGGGGAGCGAGTCCTGGCACCCCACGTTGGGTGAGGCGAACCGTGCCCACTCACGCCCGGAGGCGTCCCATGAAGGTCGAGGACATCATGACCCGGAATCCTGTCACCTGCATGCCGGACACGAGCATGCGACAGGCCGCGAAGTGGATGGTCGAGGGCGACTGCGGCGCGCTGCCCGTGGTGGACAGCGACGGGCTGCCCGTGGGCGTCATCACCGACCGGGACATCACCTGCCGCGTGGTGGCGCAGGGAAGAGACCCGGCGGCGCTGACCGTGAACGACGCCATGACGCCCAACGCCGCCACGGTGTTCGGAGACACGACCGTGGCGCAATGTCTGGAGTTGATGGAAGCGGCGCAGGTGCGGCGCATGGTGGTGCTGGATGATGACGGCACGGTGTGCGGCATGGTGGCGCTGGCGGACATCGCGCGCAGCGCCCGGCCCGAGCAGACCGCGACGTTGTTGCGAGAAGTCTCGCTGGGGACCTCCAGCGCCTCGCAGACAGGCTGACATCGCGAGGCGTTCCCACCCGGTGCGTGTGATTGATGGCTCCTACTTGAAACAAATACGCAAACGGGCTTCATTGCGCGAGTCCCGGGGAGTCGGTGTGCCCCCGGGGCTGTCTCGCAACGAGGGAGGACACACGCGATGAAGACGATGACGAAGGCGTTCCTGGGTGCGCTGTTCCTGATGGCGACTCCCGCCCTGGCCAATGACAGCTATCACGTCTACAAGACGTCCAATGGCGAGTGTGAAATCGACACGCGCGACCACTCGAAGATGAAGGACCAGCGTGGCACGGACCAGTGTCTGGGTCACTTCAGCAACCGCACGGACGCGGAGAAGGTCCGCTCGTCGCAGGTGAAGTCTGGCTCGTGCAAGTGCCCGAGCGGGAACAACTGCTAGTCGGAGCCCCGAGCCCTGGCGTCGCCAGGGCTCACCCGCCTCGCGGGGCGCTTCAGCGGAACATCGCGGTGAACAGCGACATGCCCAGGCTCACCGCTGAGGCCAGCCCCAGCGAGAACAGCGCGCCGGTGACGAGGACCACGAGCACCGGGTGCGCATCCACCACGCGCAGCATGCGATGCAAGCCGTTCTTGAGGAGCGTGCGCTGACAGTGCACCTGGATGCGCCCATCCAGCACGCCCTGGAGCGACGTCACCATCTCCTCCACCGAGCCGTAGCGCTGCGCGGGGTCCTTGTAGAAGCCCTTCACCACGAACCACGCCAGCTCGGCCGGCACGGGCGGTTGGTTCGTCGTGCGGTGCAGGTCCTGCATCGAGGGCAGCACCGTCTCCACGCCCTTGAAGATGTCCTCCAATGACTTGCGGCCCTCCAGGTAGTGGCGCAGGCAGAGGAACTCGTGGAACACGACGCTGAGGCTGTAGATGTCGCTGCGCACGTCCAGCGTGGCGTGACTTCCGCGCGCCTGCTCGGGGGACATGTACAGCGGCGTCCCCATCACCGTGCCCTGCTGCGTGTGCGGCGACGTGGTCTCCGGCAGGGGCAAGGCCGGCGGGGAGCCATGGCGCATGGCCACCGGAAGCGGCGGGGGCACGGACTCGGGACCGGAGCGCACGCGCCTCGCGAGACCCCAGTCCAGCACCGTCACTTCACCGAACGGGCCCACCATGATGTTCGCGGGCTTGAGGTCCCGGTGGATGAAGCCCTTGCGGTGCGCGTAGGAGACGGCGTTGAGCACGCCGAGGAAGATTTGCATCCGCATCGTGTACGGGAAGCGCGCGTGAGCCTCCGGGTCGCCTCGGCGCAGCCTCGCGATGATGGACTCGAGCGTCTCGCCCTCCAGGTGCTTCATCACGAAGAAGTACCGGCCGCGCTCATCCACGCCCACGTCGTGCAACGGGACGATGTTCGGATGGTCGAGCTGGCCGACGATGCGAATCTCCTCCACGAAGCGCAGCACCCGGTCCATGTCCGCGCCCGGGTGCATGCGCTTGAGGGCCACCTGACGGTCGATGTCGTGGTCCTGGAGCAGCACGACCTCGCCCATGCCTCCCTGGCCCAGGGGACGGACCTCCTCGAAGCGCTCGCGCGCGAAGGGGACCACGGCGGGCTGCGCGCCCTTCCACTCCACACGCGGCAACACGGTGTTGCGCGGCGCCGCGGACGGCGTGCCCAGCGGTGCTTCATGGGAGGAGCCCGAGGACAGCAGCGTGTCCTCGTGACCCACGTCGGTGGCAGGGTGCTCCAGGAGCGTGTCGGCCATGGCCCCTGAAATAGCAGGCCGTCTCGCGGCACGCATCCCGCACCCGGGTTTTCACGCCGGCGCGGCGCCTTCGCCCTCCACCTCCAGCCGATAGCCCACGCCTCGCACCGTCTGAAGACAGAAGCGCGACGCGCTGTTCCATCGCAGCTTGCGCTTCAGGCTGGAGACGAAGTTGTCCACGGTGTGAGGATCCACCACCACGTCCGTCCCCCACACCGCGTCGAGGATTTCGTCGCGCCGCAGCGCGCGCTCCCGCTCGCGGATGAAGAAGGCCAGCAGGTCGAACTCCTTGCGCGTCAGCTCGATGGCCTCGCCAGACGGGTGCTCCACCCGGCGCCCGGCGAGGTCCAGGGTGTAGCCCGCGAAGCGGACCGTCTTCGCCTGCACGCCTCCCGCGCGGCGCACCAGCGCGCCCACGCGCGCCAACAGCTCGCGCAGACGATAGGGCTTGCCCAGGTAGTCCTGCGCACCGGACTCGAAGCCGCGCACCACGTCGTCCTCCAGCGTCCGCGCGGTGAGCATCATCACCGGCACCGTGGCGCCCTCGTCCCGCATGGCCCGGCACAGCGAGTAGCCGTCCCCGTCCGGGAGCATCACGTCCAGGAGGATGAGCTGGAATCCGCGCCGGGACAGATGCTCGCGGGCCTCGCGCACCGAGGTCGCCTCCTCCACGACATAGCCACCCTGGTGCTCCAGGTTGTCGCGCAGCGCGAGCCGCAGGTTCGGATCATCCTCGACGACGAGGATGGCGGGGGATGAAGCAGTCATGTCAGCGCTCCGGAAAACTCAGCTCGAAGGTGGTGCCCTCGGGGCTCGATGCGGCGACCCGCAGCGAGCCGCCGTGCAGCGCGGCGATGCGTCGACAGAGCGAGAGCCCCAGGCCACTGCCTGGAACGTCTCGCCTGCCCACGGAAGGCAAGCGACGGAACTCGTCGAAGACGTGCTCCCACTCGGACTCGGGGATGCCCACGCCATTGTCCGAGAAACGCAGGCGACCGCCCGGAAACACTTCCACGCGCAGGCACACGGGGTCGCGCGTGTTGTACAGACAGGCATTGCGCCCCAGGTTCGCCAGGAGCAGGCGCAGCAACTGCGCGTCGCCATTCAGCCCATGGTCGCCCACGTCCGCGGACAGGGACACCGGCACCTGGGTCCAGCCCTCCAGGTCCTGGCGCAGCCCCGCGAGCAGTTCGTCCCAGCGCACCGGCGCGAGCTTGGGCGTCCAGCGCCCCTTGTCGATGCGATTGAAGGACAGCAGGTTCTCCACCAGGAAGCCCAGACCGTCCGCCTCGCGAATGATTCGCGCGGGGTAATCCCTGGCGCCCGCGCCCTCCGCCACCCGCCACTCCAGCGTCTCCGCGAGCAGGCGAATGGAGGCGAGCGGCGTGCGCAGCTCGTGGGAGACCGTGGCGACGAAGTCGCTCTTGAGTTCAAGGAAGCGGTGCTTCCGGTGCTGCGCCAGGAATGCCAGGCCCGCGATGACGAACGCGAGCACCGCGCACATCCCCACCATGAAGGACTTCAAGGCATGACGCCGAGCAAGGGCCGCCTCACCCCGCGCCCACAGGGGTGACTCGACGGAGACCGGCAACGACGCAAGCAGGAGCACGGGCTCATCCCCGGGCAGCGTCACCGTCCCGTCCTCGCTCAAGAGCCCTCGCTCCCGCATCTCGCGGGTGAGCGCTTCCAAATGGGCGGGCACGTTCACCGTGACGCCTCGCACGATGGCGCCTCGGTCCGGCTCCAGGTACCAGCCGGACCGCGCCAGGACGGGCCCGTCGATGTGCTCCGGCAGGTCCAGGGGCGCGGTCGCGAGTTCCTGGGCGCGCGCCTCGAAGTCATCAGCTGGAATGCCCAGGCGCATCGACAACGTGGTGATGCGCTCGCGGAGGAACTGGAAGTCCGCCGCGGTGAGCTTCGAGCGCTTGAGCAACAACAAGCGCTGCAACCCCTCCATCCCCACCGAGCCCGGCCCGCCGCGCCAGCCCTCTCGCACCATCGCCCGCATCACGTCAGGCAGCAGGCCCCCCTGGGCGGCCACGCGCTCCACCACGAGCAGGAGCGAAGGCAGGTCCCGAGAGGAGGCCAGCATGTAGTGCGTTCGGTGAAAGAAGAGCGCGCCCAGGGCCTGCATCGTCGCCGCGGTCCGGCCCTTCACCGCCAGCGCGCGCTCCACGCTCTTCATGAGCGCGAGGCGCTCGGCCCAGGGCCCCTCGCCGGCCTTCGTCACCTCCGTGCCAGCGCGCAGCCGCGCGTAGCGGTCCTGCGCTGGCGCCCCCTTGGCCGGGCTGAAGCGCGCGAGCCGAGGGAGGAGTTGCTCATCATGTTCGCGCAGGTAGAGCCCGGTGGCGGGCAGCAGCGGCTCCCACCGAGCGGCCTCCAGCGAGTGACGAACGCCCTCCAGCTCCCGCCGCAAGGACTGCCGCAGTGAGGCCCGGGCATATTGCTCCAGGGCCTCGCGCTGG
It encodes the following:
- a CDS encoding cupin domain-containing protein, which encodes MHIRNVTEESSWFDVLLTGKRSQAAVMRLDPGGASSPAPLSNEGSDQVLLVLEGLVEVELQGETRLMRRGDMLLVPDGTPVRVVNAGDVEAVTFNVYGPPAYPTTEQVESLATSPSH
- a CDS encoding acireductone dioxygenase, with amino-acid sequence MSSLTIYQESSPKPLGVFTETQDIGRELKSIGVRFRRVDASIALPDGAGQDEVLAAYRNVVDAEKAEHGYNTVDVVRIKPDAANVAQARQKFLSEHTHTEDESRIMVEGSGCFYLHAADKVFQVVCTRGDLISVPEGMRHWFDMGSQPLFAAIRFFIRPDGWVGNFTGNAIADLFPKYEP
- a CDS encoding serine/threonine protein kinase, encoding MADTLLEHPATDVGHEDTLLSSGSSHEAPLGTPSAAPRNTVLPRVEWKGAQPAVVPFARERFEEVRPLGQGGMGEVVLLQDHDIDRQVALKRMHPGADMDRVLRFVEEIRIVGQLDHPNIVPLHDVGVDERGRYFFVMKHLEGETLESIIARLRRGDPEAHARFPYTMRMQIFLGVLNAVSYAHRKGFIHRDLKPANIMVGPFGEVTVLDWGLARRVRSGPESVPPPLPVAMRHGSPPALPLPETTSPHTQQGTVMGTPLYMSPEQARGSHATLDVRSDIYSLSVVFHEFLCLRHYLEGRKSLEDIFKGVETVLPSMQDLHRTTNQPPVPAELAWFVVKGFYKDPAQRYGSVEEMVTSLQGVLDGRIQVHCQRTLLKNGLHRMLRVVDAHPVLVVLVTGALFSLGLASAVSLGMSLFTAMFR
- a CDS encoding response regulator transcription factor; this encodes MTASSPAILVVEDDPNLRLALRDNLEHQGGYVVEEATSVREAREHLSRRGFQLILLDVMLPDGDGYSLCRAMRDEGATVPVMMLTARTLEDDVVRGFESGAQDYLGKPYRLRELLARVGALVRRAGGVQAKTVRFAGYTLDLAGRRVEHPSGEAIELTRKEFDLLAFFIRERERALRRDEILDAVWGTDVVVDPHTVDNFVSSLKRKLRWNSASRFCLQTVRGVGYRLEVEGEGAAPA
- a CDS encoding methylthioribulose 1-phosphate dehydratase, encoding MSAEPAVAATLSEAAREIVDVGRFLSVRNFVPATSGNFSRRLDARTAAVTRSGVDKGELTESDVLVADIHAPPPKGSSAETPLHLQIYRERPEAQAVLHTHSVMSALLSSMLEGEGEIKLSNFELLKALGNTRTHETTVCIPIFPNDQDIPRLADKVTAVLAQRADLVAYLIAGHGLYAWGRDMAEARRHTVALEHLLTYELEKMKVRR
- a CDS encoding HAMP domain-containing histidine kinase; the encoded protein is MTRRLLPTLIALVLGLAGLGVGLWSLQSIFIDERDDARAALRSQREALEQYARASLRQSLRRELEGVRHSLEAARWEPLLPATGLYLREHDEQLLPRLARFSPAKGAPAQDRYARLRAGTEVTKAGEGPWAERLALMKSVERALAVKGRTAATMQALGALFFHRTHYMLASSRDLPSLLLVVERVAAQGGLLPDVMRAMVREGWRGGPGSVGMEGLQRLLLLKRSKLTAADFQFLRERITTLSMRLGIPADDFEARAQELATAPLDLPEHIDGPVLARSGWYLEPDRGAIVRGVTVNVPAHLEALTREMRERGLLSEDGTVTLPGDEPVLLLASLPVSVESPLWARGEAALARRHALKSFMVGMCAVLAFVIAGLAFLAQHRKHRFLELKSDFVATVSHELRTPLASIRLLAETLEWRVAEGAGARDYPARIIREADGLGFLVENLLSFNRIDKGRWTPKLAPVRWDELLAGLRQDLEGWTQVPVSLSADVGDHGLNGDAQLLRLLLANLGRNACLYNTRDPVCLRVEVFPGGRLRFSDNGVGIPESEWEHVFDEFRRLPSVGRRDVPGSGLGLSLCRRIAALHGGSLRVAASSPEGTTFELSFPER
- a CDS encoding CBS domain-containing protein translates to MKVEDIMTRNPVTCMPDTSMRQAAKWMVEGDCGALPVVDSDGLPVGVITDRDITCRVVAQGRDPAALTVNDAMTPNAATVFGDTTVAQCLELMEAAQVRRMVVLDDDGTVCGMVALADIARSARPEQTATLLREVSLGTSSASQTG